In Vibrio diazotrophicus, the following proteins share a genomic window:
- a CDS encoding DNA topoisomerase family protein, with the protein MSGKIDSELFSAHEHALNEPCPKCGGALQLRHGKHGPFLGCTQYPDCDYIKPLHQNDGHIVKELGVPCPECGSELVLRQGRYGMFIGCSAYPKCHHIESQDNPADETKPSKLHACPECGKGHLAERKTRFGKTFYACDTYPKCKFAVNLPPVAGKCEKCGFSLLVEKKLASGTKYQCADRKCGHIQE; encoded by the coding sequence ATGAGCGGTAAAATTGATAGCGAGCTATTTTCAGCTCATGAACATGCGCTGAACGAACCTTGTCCGAAGTGTGGCGGAGCGTTACAGCTTCGCCATGGCAAACACGGCCCGTTTCTCGGCTGTACTCAGTATCCTGATTGCGACTACATAAAACCACTGCACCAGAATGACGGACACATAGTGAAAGAACTTGGTGTGCCATGTCCTGAATGTGGGAGTGAGTTGGTATTGCGCCAAGGGCGTTATGGCATGTTTATCGGCTGTAGTGCTTACCCTAAATGTCACCATATCGAATCTCAAGATAATCCTGCAGATGAAACCAAGCCAAGCAAGCTACATGCTTGTCCTGAGTGCGGTAAAGGGCATCTTGCCGAGCGTAAAACGCGTTTTGGTAAAACGTTTTATGCTTGTGATACTTACCCTAAGTGCAAATTTGCCGTTAACTTACCTCCAGTAGCAGGTAAGTGTGAGAAATGTGGTTTCTCATTACTGGTTGAGAAGAAGCTCGCTAGCGGCACTAAGTATCAATGTGCGGATCGCAAGTGTGGGCATATTCAGGAATAG
- a CDS encoding 5-(carboxyamino)imidazole ribonucleotide synthase, whose translation MHVLVLGSGQLARMMSLAGAPLNIEISAFDVNSKNVVHPLTQAVIGHGLEQAIEKADVITAEFEHIPHDVLEVCERSGKFLPSTDSIKAGGDRRLEKALLDNAGVRNAKYTVINNREDFDTAIAHVGVPMVLKSALGGYDGKGQWRLKNKEDADKIWPEMAECIASSNNQAIVAEEFVPFDREVSLVGARGKNGEVAVYPLAENVHVNGVLSLSTAIDAPELQEQAKEMFTAVANSLDYVGVLALEFFDVQGKLLVNEIAPRVHNSGHWTQQGAETCQFENHLRAVCGMPLGSTKLVRETSMINILGEDSLPESLLAMEGCHIHWYGKEKRPGRKMGHINVTADYHGELVRKLCELADVLDAEAFPAVQEVAKQFKS comes from the coding sequence ATGCACGTATTGGTATTAGGTTCAGGTCAGCTTGCACGTATGATGTCATTGGCTGGCGCACCACTTAATATTGAAATTTCTGCGTTTGACGTTAACAGCAAGAATGTCGTTCATCCTTTAACTCAAGCTGTGATTGGTCATGGTTTAGAGCAAGCGATTGAAAAGGCTGATGTCATTACCGCTGAGTTTGAGCATATTCCTCATGATGTGCTTGAAGTGTGTGAACGTAGCGGAAAATTCCTGCCAAGCACTGACTCCATTAAAGCTGGCGGTGACCGCCGACTTGAAAAAGCACTGTTAGATAACGCTGGCGTACGTAATGCAAAGTACACCGTTATTAATAACCGTGAAGATTTCGATACTGCGATCGCGCATGTAGGCGTTCCTATGGTACTAAAAAGTGCTTTAGGTGGTTATGACGGCAAAGGTCAATGGCGTCTGAAGAACAAGGAAGATGCAGATAAAATTTGGCCAGAAATGGCAGAGTGTATTGCTTCTTCTAATAACCAAGCGATTGTTGCAGAAGAATTTGTTCCTTTTGACCGTGAAGTTTCTCTGGTTGGTGCTCGTGGCAAAAATGGCGAAGTTGCCGTTTATCCATTAGCTGAAAACGTGCACGTGAATGGTGTCCTTAGCCTTTCAACCGCTATTGATGCTCCTGAGCTACAAGAACAAGCAAAAGAGATGTTTACCGCTGTGGCAAACAGCTTAGATTACGTTGGCGTTTTAGCTCTAGAGTTCTTTGATGTTCAAGGAAAACTACTGGTTAACGAAATTGCACCTCGCGTACACAACTCTGGTCACTGGACACAACAAGGTGCGGAAACCTGTCAGTTTGAAAATCATCTGCGCGCGGTTTGTGGCATGCCATTAGGCAGTACCAAACTGGTTCGCGAGACATCGATGATCAATATTCTTGGCGAAGACTCGTTACCAGAAAGCCTGCTAGCAATGGAAGGTTGCCATATTCACTGGTACGGAAAAGAAAAGCGTCCGGGCAGAAAAATGGGTCACATCAACGTGACGGCTGATTACCACGGTGAATTGGTTCGTAAACTGTGTGAACTGGCGGATGTTTTAGATGCAGAAGCATTTCCAGCGGTTCAGGAAGTTGCGAAACAATTTAAATCTTAA
- the purE gene encoding 5-(carboxyamino)imidazole ribonucleotide mutase: MKVGIIMGSKSDWPTMKLAAEMLEQFGVPYETKVVSAHRTPQLLADYASSAKERGLKVIIAGAGGAAHLPGMTAAFTSLPVLGVPVQSRALSGLDSLYSIVQMPKGIAVGTLAIGEAGAANAGLLAAQIIGTFDEEVMAKVEAFRTAQTESVLANPNPAEE, from the coding sequence ATGAAAGTCGGTATTATCATGGGTTCCAAATCGGATTGGCCAACCATGAAACTTGCAGCAGAGATGCTAGAGCAATTCGGTGTTCCTTATGAAACGAAAGTAGTTTCAGCTCATCGCACTCCACAACTCCTAGCAGACTACGCAAGCAGCGCGAAAGAACGTGGCCTGAAAGTGATTATCGCTGGTGCTGGCGGTGCTGCCCACCTACCGGGAATGACAGCAGCATTCACTAGCTTGCCGGTTCTTGGTGTACCGGTTCAGTCTCGCGCTCTTTCTGGCTTAGACTCTCTATACTCTATTGTTCAAATGCCAAAAGGCATTGCGGTAGGTACGCTTGCAATTGGTGAAGCTGGCGCGGCTAATGCTGGGCTTCTAGCGGCTCAAATCATCGGTACTTTTGATGAAGAAGTGATGGCAAAAGTGGAAGCTTTCCGCACGGCTCAAACAGAATCTGTACTGGCAAATCCAAATCCAGCCGAGGAATAA
- a CDS encoding L-threonylcarbamoyladenylate synthase, whose product MNNFEQALHALQSGEVIAYPTEGVFGVGCDPDSPEAIEKLLQLKQRSVEKGLILIAASYEQLLPYIDESQLTAEQLQQIKSTWPGPVTWVVPASSKVSKWVSGQFDTIAVRVTDHPLVQQLCNAYGKPLTSTSANLTGQPSCMTTEEVEEQLGDKLVAILRGATGGRNKPSEIRDAKTLQVLRQG is encoded by the coding sequence GTGAATAATTTTGAACAAGCTTTACATGCATTGCAGTCTGGTGAAGTGATTGCTTACCCGACAGAAGGTGTTTTTGGTGTGGGTTGCGATCCAGACAGCCCTGAAGCCATCGAGAAGTTACTGCAACTAAAGCAAAGATCTGTAGAGAAAGGCTTGATTTTAATTGCAGCCTCATACGAACAACTGCTTCCTTATATAGATGAAAGCCAGTTAACCGCAGAACAATTACAACAAATCAAATCAACCTGGCCCGGTCCTGTCACTTGGGTTGTACCTGCGAGCAGTAAAGTATCCAAATGGGTAAGTGGTCAGTTTGATACCATCGCAGTGCGTGTGACCGATCATCCTCTGGTTCAACAACTGTGTAACGCTTACGGTAAACCGCTAACCTCAACCAGTGCAAACTTAACTGGTCAACCTTCGTGTATGACAACGGAAGAGGTTGAAGAGCAGCTTGGCGACAAACTGGTTGCGATTCTGCGTGGCGCAACTGGCGGGCGTAACAAACCAAGTGAAATTCGCGATGCGAAAACCCTACAAGTATTAAGACAGGGCTAA